One Ictalurus furcatus strain D&B chromosome 25, Billie_1.0, whole genome shotgun sequence DNA window includes the following coding sequences:
- the enpp5 gene encoding ectonucleotide pyrophosphatase/phosphodiesterase family member 5, with product MNVVLMRKMYLLSCFLALLLPPLSHQEEHHKLLLVSFDGFRWDYVNRVPTPNFRALMDEGVQVERVENTYITKTFPNHYTLVTGLHAESHGIVANEMYDPVLNRSFSMEGPEVYESRWWEEAVPLWVTNQMAGRRSGAAMWPGSDVSIGGIYPTRYMPYNASMPFEVRVEKLISWFSGPEAINFGVLYWEEPDESGHNLGPESPLMDVVIEDIDVKLGFLRDELRKAGLYDKINLIVTSDHGMTQLSRDKVIELDTYVSRELYTWIDKSPVVGILPKEGKFDEVYNLLENANPNMVVYKREDIPDHFHYKHNVRIMPIIIEVKEGWTIVQNKTGSFMLGNHGYDNHLPSMHPVFVARGPSFRTGYTKASMRSVDLYPLMCSVLGIRALPNNGSLMSVRDLLVETFTPRPVPPPIPKEPSYAWAVRTVLGSGLVLGFLIIFVKQLTQRQLPPLPLTNREISQPLLKDELHL from the exons ATGAACGTGGTGTTAATGAGGAAGATGTACTTGCTGAGCTGCTTTCTAGCCTTGCTGCTCCCACCTCTCTCGCACCAAGAGGAGCATCACAAGCTGCTGCTAGTGTCGTTTGATGGTTTCCGCTGGGACTACGTGAACAGGGTTCCCACACCCAACTTCCGTGCCCTGATGGATGAGGGGGTGCAGGTGGAGCGAGTGGAGAACACCTACATCACCAAGACCTTTCCTAACCACTATACTTTAGTGACAGGTTTGCATGCAGAGAGTCATGGCATTGTAGCAAATGAAATGTATGACCCAGTTCTGAATCGCTCCTTCTCCATGGAGGGGCCGGAAGTATACGAATCTCGATGGTGGGAGGAGGCTGTTCCGCTGTGGGTAACCAATCAGATGGCTGGTCGGAGGAGTGGGGCTGCCATGTGGCCTGGATCAGATGTGTCAATTGGTGGAATATACCCGACCCGTTACATGCCATACAATGCCTCCATGCCCTTCGAAGTGCGTGTAGAGAAGCTGATCAGCTGGTTCTCGGGACCAGAGGCGATTAATTTTGGAGTGCTGTATTGGGAAGAGCCTGACGAGAGCGGCCACAACCTGGGGCCCGAGAGCCCACTTATGGACGTGGTCATTGAGGACATTGATGTCAAACTGGGCTTTCTCCGTGACGAGCTCAGGAAAGCTGGGCTTTATGACAAAATCAATCTCATTGTCACAAGTGACCATGGCATGACACAGCTGTCACGTGACAAAGTCATAGAGCTGGACACCTACGTGAGTCGAGAGCTCTACACATGGATAGACAAGAGCCCTGTGGTGGGCATTCTGCCTAAAGAAG GTAAATTTGATGAGGTGTATAATTTGTTGGAGAATGCAAATCCTAACATGGTCGTGTACAAGAGAGAAGACATTCCTGatcatttccactacaaacacaaCGTAAGAATAATGCCGATTATTATCGAGGTCAAAGAAGGCTGGACAATCGTACAGAACAAAACTGGATCATTTATGT TGGGCAACCACGGCTACGATAACCATCTACCCAGTATGCATCCTGTGTTTGTTGCACGTGGCCCATCGTTCCGCACTGGTTACACTAAGGCCTCGATGCGCTCAGTGGACCTCTACCCTCTCATGTGTAGCGTTCTGGGCATTCGAGCACTGCCCAATAACGGCTCCCTGATGAGTGTCCGGGATCTGCTGGTGGAGACGTTCACACCTAGACCTGTACCTCCACCCATACCCAAGGAGCCCTCGTATGCCTGGGCTGTGCGCACGGTGCTGGGCAGCGGCCTCGTCCTGGGATTCCTCATTATATTTGTGAAGCAGTTGACACAGAGGCAACTGCCCCCTTTGCCTCTAACCAACAGAGAGATTTCACAGCCCTTACTTAAGGATGAATTACACCTTTAA
- the eif5 gene encoding eukaryotic translation initiation factor 5, translating into MSVNVNRSVTDQFYRYKMPRLIAKVEGKGNGIKTVIVNMVDVAKALNRPPTYPTKFFGCELGAQTQFDAKNDRYIVNGSHEANKLQDMLDGFIRKFVLCPECDNPETDLHINAKKQTIGNSCKACGYRGMLDTRHKLCTFILKNPPENDSGSVKKEKEKKNRKKDKENGSSSGEAGNRKDIDAPDAVDGDDDDEDWAEETTEEAQRRRMEEISEHAKVLTLSDDLEKSLEERVNLFYNFVKQKKEHGLIDSADKEILAEAERLEVRAMGPLILSELLFDENIREQIKKYKRHFLRFCHNDKKTQKYLLGGIECLVKLHQSQLLPRVPIILKDLYDADLLEEDVILAWAEKVSKKYVSKELAKEIHAKAQPFVKWLKEAEEESEGSEEEEEVEEDGDNVEVVYSSSARELKMEPTKPEKADKEEDDIDIDAI; encoded by the exons ATGTCTGTCAACGTCAACCGTAGCGTCACGGACCAGTTTTACCGGTACAAGATGCCTCGTTTGATTGCTAAG GTGGAGGGCAAGGGAAATGGTATCAAGACTGTTATAGTCAACATGGTTGATGTTGCCAAGGCACTGAACAGGCCTCCAACTT ATCCAACTAAGTTCTTCGGCTGTGAGTTGGGAGCGCAAACCCAGTTTGATGCAAAGAACGACCGTTACATTGTCAACGGGTCTCACGAGGCAAACAAACTGCAAGACATGCTGGATGGATTCATTCGCAAGTTTGTGCTGTGTCCAGAGTGTGACAATCCTGAGACTGATTTG CACATCAACGCCAAAAAGCAGACCATAGGAAACTCTTGCAAGGCCTGTGGATACAGGGGCATGCTGGACACCAGACACAAACTCTGTACCTTCATTCTCAAAAATCCACCTG AGAATGACAGTGGATCTGTCaagaaggaaaaggagaagaagaaccgcaaaaaagacaaagagaatgGCTCAAGCAGTGGTGAGGCTGGAAACCGGAAGGACATAGACGCCCCTGATGCTGTG GAcggagatgatgatgacgaaGATTGGGCTGAAGAGACCACAGAGGAGGCGCAGCGTCGCCGGATGGAGGAGATCAGTGAGCATGCCAAGGTACTCACGCTGAGTGATGATCTGGAGAAAAGCCTGGAGGAAAGGGTCAACCTGTTCTACAATTTTGTGAAG CAAAAGAAAGAGCATGGACTGATCGACTCTGCTGATAAGGAAATCCTGGCTGAAGCGGAGCGGCTTGAAGTGAGGGCCATGGGCCCGCTGATCCTGAGTGAGCTGCTCTTTGACGAGAACATCCGTGAGCAGATTAAGAAATACAAGCGCCACTTCCTTCGA TTTTGCCACAATGATAAAAAGACTCAGAAGTACCTCCTGGGTGGCATCGAGTGTCTGGTGAAGCTTCATCAGAGTCAGCTGCTGCCCCGCGTCCCCATCATTCTCAAAGACCTGTATGACGCCGACCTGCTGGAAGAAGATGTCATACTCGCGTGGGCCGAGAAG GTCTCCAAAAAGTATGTGTCTAAAGAACTCGCTAAGGAGATCCATGCCAAGGCTCAGCCCTTTGTGAAATGGCTGAAGGAGGCAGAAGAGGAGAGTGAGggcagtgaggaggaggaggaggtggaggaagaTGGAGATAATGTGGAG GTGGTTTATTCCtcctctgcacgtgagctgaaGATGGAACCCACAAAGCCAGAAAAGGCTGATAAGGAGGAggatgatattgatattgatgcCATTTAA